TTCTTACTATAATTTTGGATCGCCAAAATACAATACCTGTAGCTTTACCTCtgtattttaaaatacacataaaatatcaatatttgtgtTAGTTTCATATTGAAGTTGTTTTTGTCTGTTTATTTAAGAAAGTCTTCTCTTCCTAAAGCGCTCGTTGAAGTTTGAATCTACGAAGGGGACTCTCCGCTCAATGCTTGGACCACGACATGCGTCTTCCCTAGAGAAGGTGGATGTACACTACTTGGTAGATTTATTTCGAGACAAGTCGGCAACACAGTATCTGTTTCCAGAAAACATAATAGTTGTTTATTGGATTCCATACGAGCTGGTACCATCGAATATTGGACGCATGTTTATGGGTAACGTTAGCTCATTTTAATCCTTGAAAAGTGGTGGTATACTGGTGTTTTCTTTCCAATTTGGTGTTAAGTTGATGATTTTATTGCTCTTTTCGAACCTGAATCTTtttgaaacataatttaaaTGACTTACGAAATGTTTTatcttaaaggcccaatatccgtatattttttattcatgatttagaagaatgttgaaaaaaatcctgttgtaaatcatgcagagacaggactaaatcgaagtcaagatgagcgattatgattcggaatattttgataaaattcaaataaatattaaacatcgctaggAGAGTCCCAcatagtcaaacaagccgaagttagccgacattgtaacgtcgttgccgaaaacgtcatgtgactaccgtaactacgtaacgtctgtccgaaaacgggtcatgaactttccgacttccgttcggcaataatcgtaacttctatggcgaccagtttaaaatgaaggcatgtttacatgtattgaCTTTCagcaactgctgtaccaaagttattaaaaacattataaatattctttaatatatcttaatttcaactacatctacaaatactaacaatatcggagtcgaatttaacttgaatttttgttgatagttacgtaaaGTCTGGCTTTGATATCCAGATTTGCTGTGAAATCCAAAGTATTTTGTAATATCTTCCGTGAACAATTCACTGACAGGCTCTTTTTAATATCAGTTAAGGCTTTTAGAAGAGATGATCTCCCTAATATTAGTAAATATGACCGAGTGGGGTGTACTGTTCGTTATCTTTGGTGACACGTTTCAGTGAAATAACACTATAGAAGCGGCAAGTGTCCCATATATaacgcagcctcccaaaatatacagacaccCATACACGCTATGTAATTCATCCTTGGGAGACTGTCTTAACGTTAAGCCTAATTAAGGAACTTCACGATATATTCTGCATTTCTTTTTCAAACTGTTCTAATACGTTTTTTAACAACCCTAACAGGTACCAAAATGCTTTCCAGTGTGACGCCCATACAAGATCCAAACTCCAAAACTGTGCCTCCGATGATTTCTGCGATTACTGTAGACCAGTGTGAAGCGGGAAGTGTGATTAAGCTTGACTTATTTGGTGATATATCCAACGAGGAGATAATCACAgaccatatatatacacagctAGAGCGGGTCGTGGACACATGCAGTGAAATCTTGATCTTGTACATTGACGTCCAGCAGCATGTGAATACCGACACGCTTCAACATGTCCTCTCAAACATGGGGTGGAAAATGGTCTACGATGATGTCATGTATGGCTTGGAAAAATACATCTAAAATGATAACGTCATGTATGGAgtggaaaaatacatttaaaatgatgacgtcatatatgGCGtggaaaatacatttaaaataatgacgtcatgtttggCGAgggaaaacatttaaaatgatgATTCATGCATGGCGtggaaaaatacatttgaaatgatgacgtcataaatagAGTGTAAAAGTCCATTTGAAATAGTTTGCAACTAAGATTTCTGAATCTATTCGTTATTAAGTGATGTTTGGTCTTTAGACCAGTATTAATCGCCACATCATTTTCGTCtttggatttgaaaaaaaattatgacatgTTACTTATGTTGGTACCCAAGATATAGCTCGgcataataaaaatacatatctatattttaAAACCGCACAATTTATagcaaatacaatgtatacaaaatgtaattcaCAATAATTGTTTCATTGTCATGAATCAACATTTAGAGagatattttaaagattttgctTCTATATCCAATCTGTTTGCTATTTGTTATTTTGAcatctgtataaataaaacacaaaataaaattgagTAATGAGCCTTTTATAACCTGTTCAGTTAATATTTCAAATCTACCTCGCTATCTAAAATTGAGTTAACGTTACAAAACAtatagagaacaaccaactaaataatttgacatagaccacagtgttacagtttgttaaagttttgtaatgtattaataaaacaaaagaatattagttagctattgcgTTTTATAACTAAAGTCTAGGTTCGCATATAATATTAGATAGAAAAACTCAAACTTCAACCTGTGTAGCCATGCTAAAATCAAGatcattttgcactaaaaaatgcTTTCATGTATTGGGGATATAACACACATGTCTTCTAGGTTTATTTAGAATACacttattttgtaatataactccataacaatacattatattcaagttaatccctAAGTAACCTAGAATATATCTTTTAAACTGAGACATTTTGTCTTCCGTTGTTGTCCTGGAGATTAGTCCGTCAGCCATTGACTCCTCAAAGTTGTTCTCATCTGCTGCTTCCCACACTTTAGTTTATCAGTTGTTGATTTTGGAGTTCAGCTGATCGATATGGGCTTTTCCGAGTTGCGAATAGGAAATCTAGATCGCTGACGATTTAATTGCCACAAATAGAAGGCTATGTTGTCTCCCATACTTGGGTGTAGCACTGGAGTATTTCATGCAATGCATCCGAGTTGTCCGAGGCTGCATACATTATCTTCATTATTgcccatgcaatacagccttaTCACACGAATGAGTCagcaaaaattttaaaataacgatGAGCTATGTCAATATGAAGGATCGGTGTATTCAAGCCGAGCGACACAAAATGTAGCAAAACCCAAAGCTTAATCCAACTTTTATAATTCATAACAAATTAAATACAATTCATGATAATGCCAAAAAtgaattcatcaaatatttatgatttatctGCAGGGGTAGTCATGAAATACCTTCACAGTTTTGATGTATTCCTTGTTATGCAAACGCAGTCATACAAAAGTAAACTTTGTACAAAGTATAAACTATCTTAATTGAATGTCACTGTGACCagcatatttattttcaaagacaTTAATTCATGAATATGCAAATGGGATAATTAACCTATTAAGACTTTCGATTAATGAGCCATTCAAATCTAGATTTATGACGCCTAAAATATTGCACTATAAAAGGCACATGTGGAGACTGTAAATGATAGAGTGAGgtaatatatatgatgtaacgTCCAGATGTCTCACTCATTAGACATCAAACAGGACTTAAgctgtattttatatattttatcctTATGTTTAGGGTTTGTTAACAACTTCAATAAATATAAGACATTACCAAGGAAGACAATATGCTATTTTACAAGTACTTCATTATTTTGAGCAAAATATTCAATACATTGGAATACAAATTAGGCACTTTACATAAAATAGGTACACATCCAATAATGACTTTTGATTTCCTATGATTTGAAATCAACTTGACATTGCGTTAATTATAGTCATAAGGTACTTGATGAAAATATGTCTAGGTAGTGCATTTCAAAACGACATTGTGTCAAAAGATATTAAGTTCCAGATTACAAACTGAACATTCAGGAGTCGATTAACCTTCTTTAAAAAAGTCGAAAGAAAAACCATTGCCTTTTGACAGTTTTAAACCGTCTAAAGTTAACAACACAAATTTAATAGCTTTCTTGTCGAAAAGGTCATGCtttctattctgtatttgcatattacacagttacctgcccttgcggttaagtattgattatgacgtcatgtgtttgagaGCGCAACGTCATACATTTAAGACATGAATTGCTCTAACAAAgtgatgacgtaacaatcgaaaCTTACCCGCAAGGAAtcttactctgtaatatgcaaagaccgAATTGGATTCGGCGAGTATGTTGGTTTTCAGATAAAAGCATaactaaaatatttaacatgCTGGTGGATAAgaatgtgttttgtagtgtcCATTTACACTGTGTAACGAAGAGGTTGAACAAAATCTGGTCTTACGTTGTAAGTGTACACGGTACAGAAAAgtgtattttgatatgttattttgtttgatcTACTGACaggaatgttgaaaaccgcattaAAACTGACCCCTTCAGTACCAAGATACCGCCCTCCAAAGTGCTCgagttttacctgtatatcgactgctGATCAGGGAATCGGTCCCTCACGCTAATTTGGGGAATAACCGAATGTGACGCCATAAGTGCAACGGATGTGAGCTGTTTGATTGTGGAATAATCATACTGGTAGATCAAGAACttttatatgttattcaccaGATGTTATTAACCAACCTTTCGgaaatcaaaatgaattttcgcagtatttccataatttcaattcACTCTAAAATAAGATGAAAACATATAGTTAAATTAAGAGGCAAATTACTgagtttattttaaattctacaGTGTCATAGTTTGCAATTAATTTCTTATAGATATAGTTTCACCAAAACATCACAAAAccatcaaaacaatatttttttactgTACATACAATCTGTGTAGTTACTAAATTGCAATGTTTTAATCAACATACGTGTTTGTATGTGCCAGTGTTTGTCGTAGCTTAATCTGATCAAGTATATGGGTTTCAATACCTAAGAAAAATACAGGTGGAAATTTTACCCATGTACAcaaataactttaaatattgttttaacgCCTCATGTAATGTCGTAAATTAGTATTTCAAGCCAACTTTTGACAACACATTAAGAAAAATACTGGTACCGTGGTGTTTCTTGAAactaatatacaaaataaagatatcacCAAATCTGACAGAGACTTTTTCTAGCAGTGTATATATGTCACTTGTAATTATTTCTTCATCAGTGACCATGATTGCACTTTACAATGGGTAAGTGTTACACTATTACAATAATACAAAACAGTTTTGTCCCATCTCACTCCATAGTTGATCCTCAAAGCGAAGTATTTTGTCTATTTTCTACTTGATTTTTCCTAGTAGTTTTTAGTGTTTTTACGGCCTTCCAAGACGCATGTCTGACAGGAATCCAATCATACTCATTTCTAACGTCGATGAAAAGTTCGAAATGCTTACAAAATTTTCTATATGATCGGATGCGATATAATTAGTCATAGACCGCGAAAAACGAATCAACCAGTGTTTGCAAATGGACTTTTTGTGATttacttattgttttttttctgaataaaagtaaaaagaaaagataaaaatacaGAACGACCGGTCTGTATAACGACTAGATTTATTGTAATGGTCGAGATCGGTAACTTTCAGTACCCAGTTCGTCATCCTGTAGTTCGATAACTGTCATGAATATTTAAACAACTGCAGGCGAAAAACTGTTGACAATTTGCTTGTTTTCATTTGATTCACTCATTTTTGTATCAATAACATTTAGAATCTAGCAGTTTATTTGCAATTACAAATGTCGTCCCGATTGGCATATGACAATATGGAAGCTGTTAATCTCGCCATGATAACGTCGCCAATTTATATGAATATCATGTAAAGacaaattcaatttaaatttaaatctttAGCTTTAAATGGATTTTTCCACACCATATACGGCGTAATTGTCGACCTTACTCCAGCCAAGTTTTGACAGGACATGTAAAACAGTTTTGGTGTCTTGGTGTTCCTGGAATATGATGTATAGCACCAGGATGTCACCGAATCTATCCAGGGCTTTTTGTAGTTGTATATAGATATGGCCCGTGATCATTTCTTCATCACATACATCACCGAACAAATCGAGCGTGACTACAGTTCCAGCCTCACATTGGTCTACATTTATTGCTGATATCATCATTTCGGATTTAATCTTATCTTGTTTTGGAACAGCATTGGAGAATACTTCGGTACCTGtacaattaagaaaaaataatttgatataaacacCAAAATGAATGAACGCCATTTTAAGTCCTTATCGAGTTATTACTGAACATGATATGAATTCTGCATTGACTTAGTCCTCCGATTCTTTTATGGTTTTGGAGTTAGTTAAAGTAGTGCGATTTTAACATCATTCCAGCATGTTAATGGGTCAGAGAAGTACGTATTTGACCAAAAGTCATGGATAATGCAATTGGCAGACGTACATTTATATATGCCATTGAATCAATTTGATAATACACCTGTCTCTCCGAAGGTATATGTGAGTACGTTGATACGAATGACCCCCTCCAACCCCAAATTCGGAAACCGCGGAAATGTCAACTCCGCGAAACTAGCTAGCCATCCGCTAATTTCTTACCTGTGCTGTTATAATACATTAATTATTAACTTCACAATTGGCTACTAATGATGAGACGAAGGTAAagtattaaaatcaaatcaaaaagATGTTTGCATGTTACgcttttttataacatttaagcACCAATTCTAAAGAGTAGTATCCATCAGAAATAGATCAGACGATTTCATGGTTTTTATTACCTCTAAGCATCCATTCTATATTCGATGGCACTAGTTGATATGGTATCCAGTTGATTAAGACTCTGTTCTCTGGGAATAAGTATTGAGTTGCTGTTCGGTTGCGCAGTAATTCTCCTAGGAAGGATGAATCAACTCTTTGTAGGAAAGACTCATCTCTTAATCCAAGCAATCCACGAAGACTTTTCGTCGTATTTCCAAACATCATTGTATgcttgtataaaaaaaaatattttaaaataaactaCTTAAATATGAATAATGACATGAATATTCGATATAATATGAACataaatttctgaaaaatgaaaGATGTCTTATGCATGGTTAATTACCACCTTAAACATGTAACACTCAAATGCAATCATCTAGGATTCCGTGTAGAAACTTTTAAAAGCATGACTATCAATAACTCAAACAAGTTTAAGCCGAATATCTAATTAAAGAAATATTAGATAATAGTTGATTAAAGTCATCTAGTTAGGCATTTTTTATATTCTAGTATCATTTGAGTTTTCCATGTTTAAAGCAAAATATCATACCGTTCATGCAACAGAGATTAATGACTatacaatattgtttaaatgattgaTACAAACTCACTATTCCTTTTACGTGTTACGATATAttgtaaaagtatttattttagtggtagtttcattttagcggtagttttattgcAGCGCTTTTCGCGATGTCATTAAAGCACTAATTAATGCACAATGCTAAATTTTCCGGTATTAAACAACGATATTGCATTAAATATTCGCgctcataaatattttttttcattcatctaAATTTTGACTgcgctaaaataagtacatttacgGCATGTTTCAAGTTAAAAGTGTGATATTAGCTGCTGTTATTCACAaggtttttgttttcttttttcataaaaaaactaGACAGTTGAATAAGAATAATATTCGATATACGTACTCGAGAGAATACCAGCTTTGCTGATCCTCTGCAAAGTTGTTCAAAATGGGTCGGCGAGCTTATTAGGAAAACAGCTTTGTTGGCAGTATGAGAGAGGTTTTTCATACAAAACGCTCTCAGGCGAGTATAAACTCCTTTTCCTTCATATTCGTCACGGACACGAATTGATCTTAAAAGAATACTTTCACCATCATCGATCACGGTAGCGAACATGAAACATACCTAAAAGTAGAATGATACTTTTTGAGATCATCATATGCGTACATGAATAAGTAGCCTACTGTTTGCACACGGGCATGTAACTTGGGTTTtgatatatacacacatgtattaACCCGATTTTCTAAAACTTATGTTACAAGCCTTTACGATCATAACTAAACatatagtaattaattaagCCAATAGatcttattaaaataaacttgCATATACTCTTATGTAATGGAGATATGACACAAATGCTTTCGtagtttatttagaattttgGCCTATAACTCcatatcataattttttttattaaataaatctatttaaataaatgttttattggaAGGTTATGGAAAAGCTTTTGAAAGATTATTAGATGtctaataaaatataatatgcttcattaaatatttcattatatgaGATATGAGAGTTTAACAAAAACAGATATGTTTTATAATGAAAGGCGATATAAAAACAATTCAGTTGTATTTTTGACAAGTATTTCTCCATTAATAGTGGCATTTGCCTtacttaaaacaataatattctTTTCTATAGCTAAAGCAAAACCAAAgaataaagaaataaacaaaacttaCCATAGTACTGTCGATAAACCCAGCAAACCCCGTGTTGTGTTCCAGTAATTCGTAGTATCTGTACGGGATGTAATCCGCACCGTCATAAAGATGTCTCCGTACTGATATGACGTCATCGTAATCTTCGGCTGTTGTTGTCCTGAAGGTTATTCCAGCAAGATCATCAGTCATTGGTTTCTTAACGTCTAATTCTTTTCTCTTTGACTTCATCAAGTTTATTTCATCAGTTGTTGGCTTCCCAAAATGTATGTCATCAGCTGCCGGCTTCCAACAATTTATTTCCTCATCCGCCATGGACTTACCGAAGTATATTTTAATCAACTGTTGACTTcgtaaaatttatttcatggGATCGTGCCTTCTGTTAATATCCTTCGCTTTCTCGAAGCTTATTTTATCAACTATTGATTTCTCGAAGGTAGATTCAGCATAATTTATACTTCTCTAACTGAAATCTACCATTACTTCCGACGTTACTAACCCCAGAgtattaaaattaacaaaattcatgaaaataaaaaaaccaacgTATTTTGATCCTCATGATTAGCTATGAAATACCTTCAAACGTTCAATGTCTTTCTTGTGATACAGAGGCAAGCATACCGCAGTAAACATTGTACACAGTGTAAACTTTTAAAAACTGAGTGTCACTGTAACAagcatatttattttcaaacacaTTAATTCATGAATATGCAAATGAGATACTTAACACATTAAGGTTTTAAATTGAAGTACAATTCAAATCTAGATTAATGATATCTAAAGATGTTGCACTATAAAagacaaatatcaaaattttgaataataagGTGACGTAATTAAAATGACGTGTACGTCCAAATACCTCACTCATTACACACCAAACGGGACTTAAACtgcatttgatatattttatctttattttaaagggATGTTAACTACAAAAATAAAGACATTACCAATGAAGAAaatatgctattataattattgaatttcaaTATTTGTACAAAATCATATGATAGTCATAGTTCTACTAATTAGACACTTTACACAAAATAAGTACTCATCAAATGGCATTTGCTTTGAAACCAACTTGATGTATTTGCCTGTTTGTCTAGTACTTGGCTAGAAATTGCATTGTTTGAACTTATAGGGAACTTGTTGAAATATGACTAGGTACTGAATTTTAAAACGACGCTATGTCAAAACACCCTGACTGCCAGATtgcaaactgaaaaaaaatccccCTGAAAGAAAACCATCACATTTCGATTGTTTAAAAGCACCTTAAACTAACAGCACAAATTAATTAGCTTTCTTGTTTAAAGTGTCATTTTTCTATAGGAATCGGCGAGTATGGTTTTTTTCCTGATAGAAAGAGAACTTAAATACTTACCATACCTTTGAATACGAAATAAATGTGTAATAAGCAATTCTTGAACTTTGGTTCTTATGATTTGTTTTCAACCCAACCGAATGTTTTGTAGTGTCCAATAAAAGGGCGTAAAGAACAGTTTTAATGAACTCTGATATCAATAGGTCTTACagtgtacacggaacggaaaattttattttgatatgttatctCCTTACAAGAATGTTGCAccccgcatcaaaatcggcctcTTCAGTACAGAGATACCTCCCTCCGAATTGTTATttctgctaatggagcaaagaaaagtttgtgcaaaccattattaaaacgtctgtatgc
This genomic window from Argopecten irradians isolate NY chromosome 11, Ai_NY, whole genome shotgun sequence contains:
- the LOC138334570 gene encoding histidine N-acetyltransferase-like, whose translation is MKSTVEEKNVGKSMAEEEINRGKPSADDINLRKSKGEEINFEEPTSDLAGLTFRTTTAEDYDDVISVRRHLYDGTDYIPYRYYELLEHNTGFAGFIDCTMVCFMFAAVIDDGRSIHIQSIRVREEYEGRGIYSRLRTFCLKKLNTTARKSVYVIESPTSNDQLIKKSVNLVFIRRSYTRNRITESLLFLKRSLKFESTKGTLRSMLGPRHASSLEKVDVHYLVDLFRDKSATQYLFPENIIVVYWIPYELVPSNIGRMFMGTKMLSSVTPIQDPNSKTVPPMISAITVDQCEAGSVIKLDLFGDISNEEIITDHIYTQLERVVDTCSEILILYIDVQQHVNTDTLQHVLSNMGWKMVYDDVMYGLEKYI
- the LOC138334571 gene encoding histidine N-acetyltransferase-like; the protein is MADEEINCWKPAADDIHFGKPTTDEINLMKSKRKELDVKKPMTDDLAGITFRTTTAEDYDDVISVRRHLYDGADYIPYRYYELLEHNTGFAGFIDSTMVCFMFATVIDDGESILLRSIRVRDEYEGKGVYTRLRAFCMKNLSHTANKAVFLISSPTHFEQLCRGSAKLVFSRHTMMFGNTTKSLRGLLGLRDESFLQRVDSSFLGELLRNRTATQYLFPENRVLINWIPYQLVPSNIEWMLRGTEVFSNAVPKQDKIKSEMMISAINVDQCEAGTVVTLDLFGDVCDEEMITGHIYIQLQKALDRFGDILVLYIIFQEHQDTKTVLHVLSKLGWSKVDNYAVYGVEKSI